From the genome of Buteo buteo chromosome 4, bButBut1.hap1.1, whole genome shotgun sequence:
CTGCCCCAAAACACGCCGGGCAGCAGCCAAGGATGGAGCACAGCCCTGCGTTCGACATGTGGAGGGACTACCTGGGGCTGGCCGCCGTGCTGGCCACGCTGCCACAAGAGCGCGAGCACGCCGGTGACGGCGAAGAGGCAGCGGCATCGCCCATCGCGCCGGAGGCGGCATCGGCATCCCCCGGCAAATCCCTCTGCGCCTTCTGCAAGCACAATGGGGAGGCGAAGCACGTCTACAGCGGGCACAACCTGCGAGACGCGGGGGGCCGGGTGCAGTGCCCCGTCCTGCGCAGCTACGTCTGCCCACAGTGCGGGGCCACGCAGGACCGGGCCCACACCAAACGCTTCTGCCCCCTCACCCGCCATGGCTACACCTCGGTCTACAGCCACTCGGCACGCAACTCCGCCGGCAAGCGGGTCACAGGCGGCCGCAGCGTGGCGGGCAGTGCCAAGAAGTAGCTGAGCGCAGACGGACCCTCACCCCAACAGGTACCggcttgtttttaaacacaggagGATTTCTGATCTTGCAGCCCCCAAAAATAGGCTGAAAGTGGGGGTTTCGCTTCCTGGCACGAGGCGAGGATGGGCCACGAGGAAACTCTGCTCTGGTGTTGCCATGCTCCTGCTCCATGGGGCACCGGGCCGGTGGCTTTGCCGGAGGCTGCCAGGCAAAGTTGCTTCTTCAGCAAAACTTCACTCCGAAGCGGCAATGCGAGCCTTCCTTTAGCTGGGAACGGGATTCTGGCAAGCTTATTAGGGGAATTATTGCTAATTAAGGAAGGGGAGCTCCCAGCGGTCGGTGCCTGCCCCGGTGCATGCAGTGCTCTCCCCTATCCTTCTCTTCCAGGGGATCGCTCCACTTTGCCCGGCTCCGTCTGCCGCATCGCCCCTGCGAAGCTCCTGGTTCCGCTCTCCTCTGAGGATGAAATGCCAGGACGGCGCACTCCACCAAGACCAGTCTCCCCAgttcctctccccagctggtAAAGCCAAGCAGTATCATCCCAGCAGGGCTTTGGTGGTCACCGCTGGCAGAAGCCGCATCAAGATGCCAGCGAAAAGCCTGAAAAGGGTCGGTTTTAACAACACCTCTGTGCCAGGGGCGTTTGTGGTTGGTTTCAGttctgggttttgggttggtttgttgttttttattaatcCAAGCGGGTGCCTGAGGGCAGCGCCAGCTCCTGACCAACCATCCAGGATGGTCCCGTGGCAGGAAGGGTGCCGGTGCTCCAGCTGTCGCCGAGCGCTTGCGCGGCAGCGCCAGGGGGTTGGGCTGCTGTTAGCAGCTCACCCCAGCGGCTCCTGCCCTCGCTGGAGACGCCAGTTTGTtctttaaatgttatttcacGCGTTACGTGTAggaaagtgttttatttatacCCTGTTCTCTGTTGAAATGCTGGTTTATGTTAATAAAGAGCTGAGCCGTGCTGGAGGCCGGATCTGGCTCCGACCTGGCCCTATGTCTCCTTCCACCTCTTCCCGGTGTGTGGGGGGACTGGCACTGGCCCCGGCCGCCTGCTCCGCCGTGGCTTCGGCCTCCTCAGTGCCTCCAGGCCCCGGTAGGCGCTCATTGCCAGGCggctgcagggaggggggcagccGGTGGGCGCCTGCATCACCCGCGGACCCTCACGCCGCTCCACGGGCGCGACGCAGCCCGTGTTTTACCAACCCCGCGTTCTGGCGCGGAACTCGCCCTCCCTCAGCCCTCTGCGGGCCCAATCCCAGGGAAAGGATCCGGATTTCGCGGCTGGCGCGAGCTTGCTCTTACTTGAGGTTGGAGAGCTCCAGGATCAGGCCGCACATGACGTCAGTCGCATCCTcgctgtgggtgggtgggtgcagcCCCTCCGGCTCCTCACCCCTGACCGTGacagggaagagggaaaagcagGATGTTTCTACTCACCGAATCGggacatttttcattaaaataaggGGTTTATCCCTCGTGGGAAGGTCTGTCACTGCCCCACCTCTCCAAGATGGTGGGAGCGCATCAGAGCAGGCAATCCACCTACCTGGGCCGCGGCTGGTCCAGGCCGTTCCCCTTGGCGAGTGGTGGCATCTCTTTGGCGTGGCTCTGTCCTGCTGCGGCACGCAGCTCATGCCCGGGCACCACACAGTCGCGCCAGTCGGCGGCAGGGAGCGGCTGCGGGGAGAAGTTTGTGCGACAATTAAGCTGTGACCAGGGAGCCCGAGTCCAACCCGTTCTCACAAAgacagttgggtttttttcccctttcaggtTATTTTAGGCACTTCGGGGTGTGCTTGGTGTTTCAGGCATTTTGGGGGATTTCTTTCACGCTATATTAGTGACCGCTGTGGATTTACCTGCTGCAGCGGGAGCTCAAGGCTGTTCCCTTCCAGACCAcgctgcagctctggctgcagggagagctgctccCTGGTTGAACAAGTCCCGTCCTGGGGGTCTGTGCCAGCATCCGAACTGGTGCTTGCGGCAGGGGGTTGTGTGGTGCCCGTGGGAGCCGGCCCTGGCATTGCCATAATGGCGGGTGTGCTCCCTGTGGTTCTTCCGCTGCACGGGAGGTCGCTGGAGCAAGCGGGGGGCTGCGCATCCGTCCTCGGCACGCTCACCGCATGCTCCATGCTGCATCTCGCCTCTGCGTCCCGCTCCTCTGCGAGACCTTCGCCTTCCCTCTTGCCTGAGGAATCCTTGCCAGCCGGGATGGCTGGATCTGGTGCCAAGCTGGTCCCCGGAGAGCAGGTTTCTCCCCTTTCAGCCTCttcctggcctgtatcagctTCTCCCAACATTTTCCACGAGCAGGCGTTCCCACCCTGGGGCTGGCTTACTGGAATGATGGTGCCGGCAGTGCCTGCGGTCTCTGGTTCGGTGGTGCCTCCCTCAGCCTTCTGGTCTGTGGACAGGGCACAGACCC
Proteins encoded in this window:
- the NANOS3 gene encoding nanos homolog 3; its protein translation is MEPHPAPKHAGQQPRMEHSPAFDMWRDYLGLAAVLATLPQEREHAGDGEEAAASPIAPEAASASPGKSLCAFCKHNGEAKHVYSGHNLRDAGGRVQCPVLRSYVCPQCGATQDRAHTKRFCPLTRHGYTSVYSHSARNSAGKRVTGGRSVAGSAKK